Proteins encoded within one genomic window of Paraglaciecola psychrophila 170:
- a CDS encoding alpha/beta hydrolase family protein, producing the protein MASQKVTKIKDLENKHANPLVILIHGGCWLRAYDIQHTFALNIGLAQAGFNVWSLEYRRSGDIGGGWPSSYDDVKAGILASAL; encoded by the coding sequence GTGGCGAGCCAAAAGGTTACCAAGATAAAAGATCTCGAAAATAAACACGCAAACCCACTGGTTATTTTAATTCATGGTGGTTGTTGGTTAAGGGCATACGATATTCAACATACATTTGCTTTAAACATTGGGTTGGCTCAAGCAGGCTTCAATGTGTGGTCATTAGAATATCGTCGAAGTGGCGACATAGGCGGCGGTTGGCCAAGCTCTTATGATGATGTAAAGGCTGGTATCCTCGCGTCAGCTCTTTAA
- a CDS encoding thiolase family protein, with product MSDNTIVIVSAKRTPMGGFMGSLSPMTATEMGASAIQAVLQETPDSSGVLSHIDEVIMGCVLPAGLGQSPARQASLKAGLPLATGVTTINKVCGSGMKALMLAHDLIKAGTAEAIVAGGMESMSNAPYLLPKARSGYRMGHGQILDHMMLDGLENAYDGQAMGCFAQATADAEGITREQMDEFALASLHKANSAQDAGLFVDEITPVTIKSRKGDVLIDSDDGPKQAKPEKIPTLRPAFKKDGTVTAANSSSISDGAAALLVMSASKAKALGLTPIAKIVAHSSHAIEPENFTVAPVGAMQKLFDKTGWSHEDVDLFEINEAFAMVTMLAIKKLGLDPAKVNIKGGACALGHPIGASGARVIVTLLHALKQNNLKKGVASLCIGGGEATAIAIEMM from the coding sequence ATGTCTGATAATACAATTGTAATAGTATCCGCAAAACGCACACCTATGGGTGGGTTTATGGGGAGTTTGTCACCTATGACGGCTACAGAAATGGGAGCTAGCGCTATTCAAGCTGTACTGCAAGAAACGCCTGACTCGTCTGGGGTATTGTCACATATTGATGAAGTGATAATGGGCTGCGTGTTACCAGCAGGTCTAGGACAATCTCCAGCCAGACAAGCTTCGTTAAAAGCGGGTCTACCGTTAGCAACTGGCGTTACAACCATTAATAAAGTCTGTGGTTCAGGTATGAAAGCCCTTATGTTGGCCCATGATCTGATCAAAGCTGGCACCGCAGAAGCAATAGTGGCAGGGGGCATGGAAAGCATGAGTAATGCACCTTACTTATTGCCAAAAGCCCGTTCTGGTTATCGCATGGGGCATGGGCAGATACTCGATCACATGATGCTTGATGGCTTAGAAAACGCCTACGATGGACAAGCCATGGGGTGTTTTGCACAAGCAACAGCCGATGCTGAAGGCATTACGCGTGAACAAATGGATGAATTTGCTTTAGCCAGTTTACACAAGGCCAATAGTGCTCAAGATGCAGGTTTGTTCGTTGACGAGATTACACCCGTTACTATTAAAAGTCGTAAAGGCGACGTGTTAATTGATAGCGATGATGGCCCAAAACAGGCTAAACCAGAAAAAATACCTACATTACGTCCAGCATTTAAAAAAGACGGAACAGTGACTGCTGCCAACTCAAGTTCCATTTCTGATGGTGCTGCTGCTCTGTTGGTTATGTCAGCCAGTAAAGCTAAGGCATTAGGTTTAACGCCAATCGCTAAAATTGTTGCACATAGTTCGCATGCCATTGAACCTGAAAACTTCACCGTTGCCCCGGTTGGCGCGATGCAAAAATTATTCGATAAAACCGGCTGGTCACACGAAGACGTCGATTTGTTCGAAATTAATGAAGCTTTTGCTATGGTCACCATGTTAGCCATCAAAAAGCTGGGTTTAGACCCAGCTAAAGTTAACATTAAAGGTGGTGCTTGTGCCCTTGGACACCCAATTGGAGCATCTGGTGCCAGGGTTATTGTTACCTTGTTACACGCGCTTAAACAAAATAACCTCAAAAAGGGTGTAGCATCATTATGTATTGGCGGAGGGGAAGCTACGGCTATAGCTATTGAAATGATGTAA
- a CDS encoding MerR family transcriptional regulator gives MSEQTFSIGELAKSMDITPRSIRFYEEQGLLNPTRIGQNRIYTKKDQVRLKLILRGKRLGFSLAETKTLFDLYDSNQNSKVQLEAMLKMTDEKRAHMQQQLEDIEMLKAELEDVEARCQEELNALTLHTLKQGQIA, from the coding sequence ATGAGTGAACAGACTTTCAGCATAGGCGAACTAGCCAAATCAATGGACATTACCCCGCGTTCAATTCGATTTTATGAAGAGCAGGGGTTATTAAACCCGACTCGAATTGGCCAGAATCGTATTTATACGAAAAAAGATCAGGTTCGCTTAAAGCTGATCTTACGGGGTAAACGTTTAGGATTTTCCTTAGCAGAAACCAAAACCTTATTTGATTTGTATGACAGTAACCAGAATTCAAAGGTACAGCTTGAAGCTATGCTCAAAATGACAGATGAAAAACGCGCTCATATGCAACAACAACTAGAAGACATTGAAATGCTAAAAGCTGAACTAGAAGACGTAGAAGCCCGCTGCCAAGAAGAACTCAATGCCTTAACGCTCCATACCTTAAAACAAGGACAAATCGCATGA
- a CDS encoding isovaleryl-CoA dehydrogenase, producing the protein MNAPYPTLNFGLGEDIDMLRDHVYNFAQGEIAPLADKADKDNSFPNELWPKLGEMGLLGVTVAEQYGGSDMGYLAHVIAMEEVSRASAGIGLSYGAHSNLCVNQIHKNGTDAQKQTYLPKLVSGEHIGALAMSEPNAGSDVVSMKLRADKRGDVYVLNGSKMWITNGPDAHTYVVYAKTDVTAGAKGMTAFIVERGSNGFTQAQKLDKLGMRSSNTCELVFQDCEVPAENILGQEGGGARVLMSGLDYERVVLSGGPLGIMQACMDLVVPYIHDRKQFGQSIGEFQLVQGKVADMYTQMNAARAYVYAVARSCDRGETTRKDSAGAILYSAELATKMALDAIQLLGGNGYINEFPAGRLLRDAKLYEIGAGTSEIRRMLIGRELFKESA; encoded by the coding sequence ATGAATGCCCCTTACCCAACTTTAAATTTCGGTCTCGGTGAAGATATTGATATGTTGCGTGACCACGTATACAACTTCGCCCAAGGTGAAATAGCCCCCTTAGCAGACAAAGCAGACAAAGATAACAGTTTCCCCAATGAATTATGGCCGAAACTAGGCGAAATGGGACTTTTAGGCGTAACAGTCGCCGAGCAATACGGAGGTTCTGATATGGGCTATTTAGCCCACGTCATTGCAATGGAAGAAGTGAGCCGTGCCTCTGCTGGAATTGGATTAAGTTATGGCGCCCATTCAAATTTATGCGTCAATCAAATCCACAAAAACGGCACCGATGCTCAGAAACAAACCTACTTACCTAAATTGGTTAGCGGCGAGCACATTGGTGCTTTAGCGATGAGTGAGCCAAACGCTGGTTCAGATGTAGTGAGCATGAAACTACGTGCAGACAAACGCGGCGATGTGTATGTGTTAAATGGCAGCAAAATGTGGATCACCAATGGTCCTGATGCGCATACTTATGTGGTGTATGCTAAAACCGATGTAACAGCCGGTGCCAAAGGTATGACAGCTTTTATTGTTGAGCGTGGCTCCAACGGTTTTACACAAGCACAAAAACTGGACAAATTAGGCATGCGTTCATCTAACACTTGCGAACTGGTATTCCAAGATTGTGAAGTCCCAGCAGAAAACATTCTTGGCCAAGAAGGCGGCGGTGCACGAGTGTTGATGAGTGGCTTAGATTACGAACGTGTCGTTCTATCCGGCGGACCGCTGGGTATTATGCAAGCTTGTATGGACTTAGTCGTGCCTTACATCCACGACCGTAAGCAATTTGGTCAATCTATTGGTGAGTTTCAATTAGTACAAGGCAAAGTCGCTGATATGTACACTCAGATGAATGCTGCTAGAGCTTATGTGTATGCCGTCGCTCGTTCATGTGACAGAGGTGAAACCACTCGCAAAGACTCAGCAGGAGCGATTCTTTATTCTGCAGAGCTGGCGACAAAAATGGCTTTAGACGCAATTCAGCTTTTAGGAGGCAATGGTTACATCAACGAATTCCCAGCGGGTCGATTGTTACGAGATGCCAAGTTATATGAAATAGGTGCAGGTACTTCTGAAATTCGCAGAATGTTGATTGGTCGAGAGTTGTTTAAAGAGTCCGCTTAA
- a CDS encoding carboxyl transferase domain-containing protein, whose amino-acid sequence MPKIISKLNTKSQEFLANALHMKVQVDDLKDKITIIKNGGGEKANQRHLDRGKLLPRERINTLLDSGSPFLELSQLAAYEVYEDNVPAAGLIAGIGRVSGTECMIVANDATVKGGSYYPLTVKKHLRAQTIAEQNNLPCIYLVDSGGANLPRQDEVFPDREHFGRIFFNQANLSAQNIPQIAVVMGSCTAGGAYVPAMADESIIVKDQGTIFLGGPPLVKAATGEVVSAQDLGGGDVHCRTSGVVDHLANNDHHALKIARDAIARLNRKKSIELDAREPVDPAYAIDEIYGVIPKDKRQPYDVREVIARVVDDSEFDEFKALYGQTLICGFARIFGYPVGIVANNGILFSESAQKGAHFIELCAQRKIPLVFLQNITGFMVGKQYEAGGIAKHGAKMVTAVACAKVPKFTILIGGSFGAGNYGMCGRAYDPRFMFMWPNARISVMGGEQAAGVLAQVKREQKERINEQWTAEQETQFKQPIIDTYETQGHPYYASARLWDDGVIDPADTRQVLGLCISASLNKPIEDTRFGVFRM is encoded by the coding sequence GTGCCAAAAATCATCAGTAAGCTAAACACCAAAAGCCAGGAATTCTTGGCTAATGCGCTGCACATGAAAGTGCAGGTGGACGACCTAAAAGATAAAATTACCATAATCAAAAACGGTGGCGGCGAAAAGGCGAATCAAAGGCATCTTGATCGAGGTAAACTGCTTCCTAGAGAGCGTATTAATACCCTACTCGACTCAGGCTCACCTTTTCTTGAATTATCACAACTTGCGGCATATGAAGTGTATGAAGACAACGTACCTGCTGCTGGTCTGATAGCGGGTATAGGCCGAGTGTCGGGCACTGAATGTATGATTGTGGCCAACGATGCAACTGTGAAAGGCGGAAGTTATTACCCGTTAACCGTTAAAAAACATTTGCGGGCACAAACTATAGCTGAACAAAATAATTTGCCTTGTATCTATCTAGTCGACTCAGGTGGAGCAAACTTACCACGTCAAGATGAGGTGTTTCCAGACAGAGAACATTTTGGTCGCATATTCTTTAACCAAGCTAACTTGTCAGCACAAAACATTCCCCAAATTGCTGTGGTAATGGGATCATGTACCGCAGGAGGCGCTTACGTGCCGGCTATGGCTGACGAATCTATTATTGTGAAAGACCAAGGCACCATTTTTCTTGGCGGTCCTCCTTTAGTGAAAGCGGCCACAGGTGAAGTGGTCAGTGCACAAGACTTAGGTGGAGGCGATGTGCATTGTCGTACATCAGGTGTGGTCGATCATTTAGCTAACAACGACCATCACGCATTAAAAATTGCTAGAGACGCAATCGCCAGATTAAACCGTAAGAAATCGATTGAACTTGATGCGCGCGAGCCTGTTGATCCAGCTTATGCAATTGATGAAATTTATGGGGTTATCCCAAAAGATAAACGCCAACCCTATGATGTAAGAGAAGTCATAGCTCGGGTAGTGGATGACTCAGAATTTGACGAGTTTAAAGCTTTGTATGGTCAAACATTGATCTGTGGATTTGCCAGGATTTTTGGTTATCCAGTAGGCATTGTCGCCAACAACGGTATTTTATTTTCAGAGTCGGCACAAAAAGGCGCACATTTTATTGAGCTCTGCGCGCAGCGTAAAATCCCTTTAGTGTTTCTACAAAACATTACTGGTTTTATGGTCGGCAAACAATACGAAGCAGGTGGCATAGCAAAACATGGCGCAAAAATGGTGACCGCTGTAGCGTGCGCCAAAGTACCTAAATTTACCATCTTGATTGGAGGTAGTTTTGGTGCAGGTAATTACGGCATGTGCGGACGCGCCTATGATCCACGTTTTATGTTTATGTGGCCAAACGCCCGAATCTCAGTGATGGGCGGCGAACAAGCTGCAGGTGTGCTGGCACAAGTCAAACGCGAACAAAAAGAGCGCATTAACGAGCAATGGACTGCAGAGCAAGAAACACAGTTCAAACAACCTATTATTGATACCTACGAAACTCAAGGTCATCCATATTATGCTTCAGCACGTTTGTGGGACGACGGTGTAATAGACCCAGCTGACACGCGTCAGGTGTTAGGTTTGTGTATATCAGCTAGTTTAAATAAACCTATAGAAGACACCCGGTTTGGCGTCTTTAGAATGTAA
- a CDS encoding enoyl-CoA hydratase/isomerase family protein — translation MNQTDNVLFEIDTRGVATVTLNQPEIHNAFDDKLILQLTDIFTSVSSNQDIRVMVLAAAGKSFSAGADLNWMQRMATYSYEQNLADADALAKMFFILNTIDKPTIAKVQGAAFGGAVGLVACCDMAIGSKLSKFCLSEVKLGLAPATISPYVIDAIGARVAKRYFTTAEVFSARRARRLGLLSEAVVEEELDSTVENLIEHILKNSPAAIRAAKQLIFDVQNKPLSDALLATTSEKIAELRVSDEGQEGLNAFLQKRRANWIKE, via the coding sequence ATGAATCAAACCGATAACGTTTTATTTGAAATAGATACAAGAGGTGTCGCTACCGTCACCTTAAATCAGCCTGAGATCCATAATGCTTTTGACGATAAGTTGATTCTGCAACTAACCGACATCTTTACAAGCGTTAGTAGTAATCAAGATATTCGGGTCATGGTATTGGCAGCAGCGGGAAAAAGCTTTAGTGCTGGGGCTGATTTAAACTGGATGCAGCGCATGGCAACGTATAGCTATGAGCAGAACTTAGCTGATGCCGATGCCTTAGCCAAGATGTTTTTCATTCTTAATACGATCGATAAACCCACTATAGCGAAAGTGCAAGGTGCGGCTTTTGGCGGTGCGGTGGGTCTTGTCGCCTGTTGTGATATGGCAATTGGTAGTAAATTAAGTAAGTTTTGTTTAAGTGAAGTGAAGCTTGGGTTGGCCCCGGCCACCATCAGTCCATATGTGATTGATGCCATAGGCGCTAGAGTCGCTAAGCGTTATTTTACCACCGCCGAAGTGTTTTCTGCGCGCCGTGCCAGACGTCTAGGGTTACTTAGCGAAGCCGTGGTAGAAGAAGAGCTAGACAGTACCGTTGAGAACTTAATTGAGCATATTCTTAAAAACTCGCCTGCAGCAATTCGAGCAGCTAAACAGCTTATTTTTGACGTTCAGAATAAACCTCTATCTGATGCACTTTTAGCTACGACTAGCGAGAAAATTGCCGAGCTTAGAGTGTCTGACGAAGGTCAAGAAGGCCTCAATGCGTTTTTACAAAAACGCCGAGCCAACTGGATAAAAGAATAA
- a CDS encoding acetyl/propionyl/methylcrotonyl-CoA carboxylase subunit alpha, giving the protein MFTKLLIANRGEISCRIIKTAKRMGILTVALYSDADQHALHVEMADEAVHVGPSPSKDSYLQAEKIIQIALKVGADAIHPGYGFLSENATFANLCEQNNIIFIGPPVSAIEAMGSKSAAKNIMELAKVPLVPGYHGNDQSVDGLKSHADKMGYPVLLKAAAGGGGKGMRQVWKSSEFNDALAAAKREAMSSFNDDLMLVEKYLTEPRHVEIQVFCDNFGDGVYLFERDCSVQRRHQKIIEEAPAFGMTPALRKQMGETALKAAKAINYAGAGTVEFLLDSDGQFYFMEMNTRLQVEHPVTEMITGQDLVEWQLRVANNEPLPLAQDALKINGHAFEARIYAEDPSNDFLPATGRLSLLQPPIESRHVRVDTGVVQGDEVSVFYDPMIAKLIVWDENRDKALARLTKALTEYHIDGVVTNIEFLYNLASSAPFKAEQIDTGFIEKNHDLLLLNDKQDIKDLLPIAVLYLMLSSQQNSASDVQDQYSPWSLSNAWRANEQYLQNLELMVADKTFSVQVSQSGAVSQLKAGSQTVFHINVDQQYYQCAGVIEKNQLISTVNGHKTIANVNAHQDGHSVFCNGKVIRFKSLQADIGATQDNNADAGFIAPMNGTVVAILVEPGEQVELGQTLMVMEAMKMEHSLKAPAAGSVSEFYFKAGELVDGGTELLAFQAVQPNKIKNESA; this is encoded by the coding sequence ATGTTCACTAAATTATTGATTGCTAATCGCGGAGAGATTAGTTGCCGCATCATCAAAACAGCCAAACGTATGGGCATACTAACCGTTGCTTTATATTCGGACGCTGACCAACATGCATTACATGTGGAGATGGCTGACGAAGCAGTGCATGTCGGCCCATCTCCCTCTAAAGACAGTTACCTGCAAGCCGAAAAAATTATTCAGATCGCCCTTAAAGTGGGTGCTGATGCGATCCATCCTGGTTATGGATTTTTATCAGAAAACGCCACATTTGCCAATTTGTGCGAACAAAATAATATTATATTTATCGGCCCTCCTGTCAGTGCTATTGAGGCTATGGGTTCAAAATCGGCAGCCAAAAATATAATGGAGCTTGCTAAGGTGCCATTAGTACCGGGTTACCATGGTAACGACCAAAGTGTCGATGGCTTAAAATCTCACGCAGACAAAATGGGCTACCCTGTATTGCTTAAAGCGGCTGCCGGCGGCGGCGGTAAAGGTATGCGCCAAGTATGGAAAAGTAGCGAATTTAATGATGCGTTAGCAGCCGCAAAACGTGAGGCGATGTCGAGCTTTAACGATGATTTGATGTTAGTCGAAAAATACCTCACCGAACCTCGTCACGTTGAAATCCAAGTGTTCTGTGATAACTTTGGCGATGGAGTCTATTTGTTTGAGCGCGATTGTTCAGTACAACGTCGCCATCAAAAAATCATTGAAGAAGCCCCTGCATTTGGAATGACCCCAGCACTTCGCAAGCAAATGGGCGAAACCGCATTAAAAGCGGCTAAAGCCATCAATTACGCCGGAGCTGGCACAGTAGAGTTTTTGTTAGACAGTGATGGGCAATTCTATTTTATGGAAATGAATACCCGTTTACAGGTCGAGCATCCCGTCACTGAAATGATCACTGGACAGGATTTAGTTGAATGGCAACTGCGAGTCGCCAACAACGAACCTTTACCATTGGCTCAGGATGCCCTAAAAATTAATGGTCATGCTTTTGAAGCAAGAATTTATGCTGAAGACCCAAGTAATGACTTTTTGCCCGCGACCGGCAGATTATCTCTTCTGCAACCACCGATTGAGTCGAGGCATGTTCGCGTAGATACGGGTGTGGTTCAAGGTGATGAAGTATCTGTTTTTTATGATCCCATGATCGCAAAATTAATTGTTTGGGACGAAAACCGCGACAAAGCCCTAGCAAGATTAACCAAAGCATTAACCGAGTATCATATTGACGGTGTTGTCACTAATATTGAATTTTTATATAACTTAGCCAGCAGTGCCCCCTTTAAGGCTGAGCAAATTGACACTGGCTTTATAGAAAAAAATCATGACTTGTTACTGCTTAATGATAAACAAGATATTAAGGATTTATTACCCATAGCTGTATTGTATTTGATGCTCAGTAGTCAACAAAACAGCGCGTCAGATGTTCAAGACCAATATTCACCTTGGTCGCTGAGTAATGCGTGGCGAGCGAATGAACAATACCTTCAAAACTTAGAATTGATGGTGGCAGACAAAACTTTCTCTGTACAAGTAAGTCAATCAGGAGCCGTCAGCCAATTAAAAGCTGGAAGTCAAACGGTGTTCCATATCAACGTCGACCAGCAATACTATCAGTGCGCAGGTGTGATTGAAAAAAACCAGCTCATATCCACCGTCAATGGTCACAAAACTATCGCCAATGTTAACGCCCATCAAGATGGCCACTCGGTATTTTGTAATGGTAAGGTCATCCGTTTTAAATCATTACAGGCTGATATAGGTGCCACCCAAGACAATAATGCCGACGCGGGGTTTATCGCGCCTATGAACGGCACCGTTGTCGCTATTTTAGTCGAACCAGGCGAGCAAGTTGAGCTAGGTCAAACCTTGATGGTGATGGAAGCCATGAAAATGGAACACAGTCTAAAAGCCCCTGCCGCTGGAAGCGTCAGTGAATTTTATTTTAAGGCAGGTGAATTGGTAGATGGCGGTACCGAATTACTGGCTTTTCAAGCTGTTCAACCTAACAAAATTAAAAATGAGTCAGCCTAA
- a CDS encoding hydroxymethylglutaryl-CoA lyase yields MLPKSVKVVEVGPRDGLQNESGIVPLAAKVALVEQLADAGCSVIETGSFVSPKWVPQMADSAAVFQQIKRQTKVRYTALTPNLRGLEAAIEVQVDEVAIFGAASETFSQKNINCSIAESLERFMPVMELAQKHQLPVRGYVSCVLGCPYEGYIDPQKVAQVSQQLIAMGCYEISLGDTIGTGTPVKTQQMLEAVLENIPEGKLAVHFHDTFGQALVNILIALQQGISVVDSAVSGLGGCPYAKGASGNVATEDLIYMLDGMNIETGIDLKKLTHAGLNMMQVLGRQSNSKVALAITA; encoded by the coding sequence ATGTTACCTAAGTCAGTCAAAGTAGTCGAGGTAGGCCCAAGAGATGGCCTCCAAAATGAGTCAGGGATAGTGCCCCTTGCCGCTAAAGTTGCGTTGGTCGAACAGTTAGCTGACGCAGGTTGTAGCGTAATAGAAACCGGTAGTTTTGTCTCGCCTAAGTGGGTGCCACAAATGGCTGATAGCGCTGCCGTGTTTCAGCAAATTAAACGGCAAACTAAAGTTCGTTATACTGCGCTAACTCCAAATTTACGTGGTTTAGAGGCCGCAATCGAAGTACAAGTTGACGAAGTGGCTATTTTTGGTGCCGCATCAGAAACCTTCTCGCAAAAGAATATCAACTGCTCTATCGCCGAAAGTCTTGAGCGCTTTATGCCTGTGATGGAGTTAGCACAAAAACATCAACTTCCGGTTCGAGGTTATGTATCTTGTGTCTTAGGTTGTCCTTATGAGGGCTATATTGATCCTCAAAAAGTTGCACAAGTGAGTCAACAGTTAATAGCAATGGGTTGCTATGAAATATCCCTAGGCGATACTATTGGTACTGGTACTCCAGTAAAAACCCAACAGATGTTAGAAGCCGTATTAGAAAATATCCCAGAAGGTAAACTAGCTGTGCATTTTCATGATACCTTCGGCCAAGCGTTGGTGAATATATTGATTGCCCTGCAACAAGGTATCTCTGTGGTAGATAGCGCAGTCTCGGGTTTAGGTGGTTGTCCTTATGCAAAAGGTGCTTCTGGCAATGTCGCCACGGAAGATTTAATCTATATGCTTGATGGTATGAACATCGAAACGGGCATTGATCTTAAAAAGCTTACTCATGCTGGACTCAACATGATGCAAGTTTTAGGCAGACAATCAAACTCCAAGGTAGCTCTGGCCATAACAGCATAA
- the glgC gene encoding glucose-1-phosphate adenylyltransferase gives MANQPSRYISNLTRKTYALILAGGRGSRLYELTNWRAKPALYFGGKFRIIDFPLSNCINSGIRNVGVVTQYKSHSLIRHLVRGWGHFKKELGESVEILPASQRFSDNWYEGTADAVFQNIDIIRDELPKYVLVLSGDHIYKMDYGNLIAQHVESGAKMTVSCMPVPLEEAAGQFGVMSVDENLKINGFEEKPENPTPLPNDPTKCLASMGNYVFDTDFLFDQLKTDSETSGSDRDFGKDIIPSIIEEGAVYAYEFKGDDDTVAYWRDVGTLDSFWQANMELVEPVPALNLYDKKWPIWTYQEQLPPAKFVWEEDNRRGTAINSVVSGGCIISGATLRRSLCFSNVRVHSYSEVEDSVLLPDVEVERHCRIRKAIIDRGCVISEGTIIGHSREDDLARGFRVTEKGVVLVTREMLGLKVGY, from the coding sequence ATGGCGAACCAACCGTCTCGTTATATCAGTAATTTAACACGCAAAACCTACGCACTAATTTTGGCCGGGGGGAGAGGTTCAAGACTCTATGAACTAACTAATTGGCGAGCAAAACCGGCATTATATTTTGGTGGTAAGTTTCGTATTATCGATTTTCCATTATCAAATTGTATTAATTCAGGGATCCGCAATGTGGGGGTGGTGACCCAGTACAAATCTCACTCACTGATCAGGCATTTGGTAAGAGGCTGGGGACATTTTAAGAAAGAATTAGGCGAGTCAGTTGAAATTCTTCCTGCATCACAACGCTTTTCAGATAATTGGTATGAAGGCACAGCGGATGCAGTTTTTCAAAACATCGATATTATCCGTGACGAATTGCCTAAATATGTATTGGTATTATCAGGTGACCATATCTATAAAATGGACTATGGTAATTTAATTGCGCAACACGTCGAATCTGGAGCCAAAATGACAGTTAGCTGTATGCCAGTTCCGTTAGAAGAAGCCGCTGGGCAATTTGGCGTCATGTCAGTCGATGAAAATTTAAAAATTAATGGTTTTGAAGAAAAACCTGAGAATCCAACTCCTTTGCCTAACGATCCAACAAAATGTCTCGCTTCTATGGGTAATTATGTATTTGATACAGATTTTTTGTTTGATCAGTTAAAAACAGATTCCGAAACATCTGGATCAGATCGTGACTTTGGAAAAGACATTATTCCTTCCATCATTGAAGAAGGAGCAGTTTATGCTTACGAATTTAAAGGTGATGATGATACCGTGGCCTATTGGCGAGATGTAGGTACCTTAGATTCATTCTGGCAAGCCAATATGGAATTAGTGGAGCCAGTTCCTGCACTCAACTTATATGATAAAAAATGGCCCATTTGGACCTATCAAGAACAATTACCTCCTGCAAAGTTTGTATGGGAAGAAGATAATCGCAGAGGTACAGCCATTAATTCAGTGGTTTCTGGTGGCTGTATTATTTCTGGGGCAACGTTACGCCGTAGTCTATGCTTTTCTAATGTTAGGGTGCATTCATACAGCGAAGTAGAAGACTCTGTATTATTGCCAGACGTTGAAGTTGAGCGTCATTGCCGTATACGTAAAGCTATTATTGACCGAGGCTGTGTGATATCCGAGGGCACAATTATAGGCCATAGTCGCGAAGATGATTTAGCAAGAGGTTTCAGAGTGACAGAGAAGGGCGTTGTGTTGGTGACACGGGAAATGTTGGGGTTAAAAGTAGGATACTAA
- a CDS encoding alpha/beta fold hydrolase, with protein sequence MTIPTKIKLHFAHANGFPAASYHQLFKHFPDDFELHALTKFAHSERYPVNANLSNQVAELIDHLAYKVAEPIYLVGHSMGAVISFIAACERPDIIKGVIMLDPPIASGLSRIVFKLLKYSPLIDKFSPAGKAKVRCQSWPLGTDLVAYFKAKALFKNFQLECIQDYVSAAIDELDGKLQLNFDAQIEASIYRNVPHNINQYYNRLSVPGLLVTGNRSDVCIPSLLGTFVKKVNIEHQIIEDAGHMFPLERPQLVAKIITDRIRLWEKLNTEQ encoded by the coding sequence ATGACGATACCAACAAAAATCAAGCTTCACTTTGCTCATGCTAATGGGTTTCCTGCCGCCAGTTATCATCAGCTGTTCAAGCATTTCCCTGATGACTTTGAGTTACATGCATTAACTAAGTTTGCACACTCAGAACGCTATCCAGTTAATGCAAACTTAAGCAATCAAGTTGCAGAGCTAATCGATCATTTAGCCTACAAGGTAGCGGAACCTATTTATTTAGTGGGGCATTCAATGGGGGCTGTAATTTCTTTTATCGCTGCCTGTGAAAGGCCTGATATCATCAAAGGGGTCATAATGCTTGATCCTCCCATTGCTTCTGGTCTGTCTAGGATCGTATTCAAACTCCTCAAATATTCCCCATTAATTGATAAATTTTCACCCGCGGGTAAAGCCAAAGTACGATGCCAAAGCTGGCCTTTAGGCACTGACTTAGTCGCTTATTTTAAAGCAAAAGCGTTATTTAAAAACTTTCAATTGGAATGTATCCAAGATTACGTGTCAGCTGCCATTGATGAGCTGGATGGAAAATTACAACTTAATTTTGATGCGCAGATTGAAGCCAGTATTTATCGCAATGTGCCGCATAATATCAATCAATACTATAATCGCCTGTCGGTGCCTGGCTTATTGGTTACAGGGAATCGTAGTGATGTCTGTATTCCATCACTTTTGGGTACCTTTGTTAAAAAGGTTAATATTGAGCATCAAATCATCGAAGATGCTGGGCATATGTTCCCTTTGGAAAGGCCACAGCTAGTAGCAAAAATTATTACTGACAGAATACGACTATGGGAAAAACTCAACACCGAACAATAA